One segment of Ficedula albicollis isolate OC2 chromosome 2, FicAlb1.5, whole genome shotgun sequence DNA contains the following:
- the SNX10 gene encoding sorting nexin-10 isoform X1: protein MTPKHEKQEFVTVLVRDPRIQKEDSWHSYIDYEIFIHTNSICFTRKTSCVRRRYREFVWLRQRLQSNAVLIQLPELPSRTPFFNMNNPNHVDHRRQGLQEFLEKILQDALLLSDSRLHLFLQTQLSPEDMEACVSGQTKYSVADAIHSFASLNRRFPVEDEERKKGKNDADSDSESSSSGLGPSDDSISCGCKASPASEES from the exons GAATTTGTAACTGTCTTGGTGCGAGACCCTAGGATACAGAAAGAAGACTCATGGCATTCTTACATAGACTATGAGATATTTATTCAC ACAAACAGCATATGCTTTACAAGGAAAACATCCTGTGTCAGACGACGCTATCGAGAATTTGTTTGGCTCCGGCAGAGGCTTCAGAGCAATGCAGTGCTTAT ACAGCTACCTGAACTGCCATCCAGAACTCCTTTTTTCAATATGAACAATCCTAATCACGTGGACCATCGCCGTCAGGGTCTGCAAGAATTCCTGGAAAA gaTCCTACAAGATGCATTATTGCTCTCAGATAGCAGGCTTCACCTCTTCTTACAGACTCAGCTGAGCCCAGAAGACATGGAGGCCTGTGTGTCTGGGCAGACCAAATACTCTGTTGCTGATGCGATTCACAGTTTCGCCTCTCTGAACAGACGTTTTCCTGTAGaagatgaagagagaaaaaaaggaaaaaacgATGCAGACTCTGATTCAGAGAG TTCATCCTCCGGGCTCGGACCTAGTGATGACAGCATTTCATGTGGATGTAAAGCAAGCCCAGCTTCTGAAGAATCATGA
- the SNX10 gene encoding sorting nexin-10 isoform X2, with translation MNNPNHVDHRRQGLQEFLEKILQDALLLSDSRLHLFLQTQLSPEDMEACVSGQTKYSVADAIHSFASLNRRFPVEDEERKKGKNDADSDSESSSSGLGPSDDSISCGCKASPASEES, from the exons ATGAACAATCCTAATCACGTGGACCATCGCCGTCAGGGTCTGCAAGAATTCCTGGAAAA gaTCCTACAAGATGCATTATTGCTCTCAGATAGCAGGCTTCACCTCTTCTTACAGACTCAGCTGAGCCCAGAAGACATGGAGGCCTGTGTGTCTGGGCAGACCAAATACTCTGTTGCTGATGCGATTCACAGTTTCGCCTCTCTGAACAGACGTTTTCCTGTAGaagatgaagagagaaaaaaaggaaaaaacgATGCAGACTCTGATTCAGAGAG TTCATCCTCCGGGCTCGGACCTAGTGATGACAGCATTTCATGTGGATGTAAAGCAAGCCCAGCTTCTGAAGAATCATGA